TGGAACTCTCCGCAGTCGGAACAGCTTGATATTTCCCGGTAGCGCCCCGCTCCCGGCAGCCACACCTCGATGTCGTAGGTCTTTTGCGCCGAAAAGCCCATGTCTCCGGCGCACAACGTCATCACCCGGTAAGGCAATTCCAGGCGTTTCAGCACTTCCTCGGCGCAAGAGGTCATGCGCTCAAGCTCGGATGCCGATCGGTCAGGATGAACGATGCTGACCAGCTCGACCTTGGCGAACTGGTGCTGGCGGATCATCCCCCTGGTGTCCTTGCCGGCTTTGCCGGCCTCGGAGCGGAAACATGGCGTCATCGCCGTGAAGCGCTTGGGCAGCGCCGATTCGGCGATGATGTCTCCGGCGACCAGATTGGTCAGCGACACCTCGGCGGTGGGGATCAGCCAAAGCCCGTCTTCGGTACGAAACAAATCGGCGGAGAACTTGGGCAATTGCCCGGTTCCGAACAAGGCGCCGTCGCGGACCAGCACCGGCGGGTTGACCTCGACATAGCCGTATTCGCCGGTGTGCAGGTCCAACATGAAAGAGGCCAGCGCCCTTTCCATGCGGGCCAGAGCGCCCTGTAGCACGACGAAGCGGGCGCCGGATATCTTGGCCGCCGCCTCGAAATCCATCAGTCCCAACGCCTCGCCGATATCAAAATGTTCCTTGGGCGGGAAAGCGAAGGACGGCGGTTCGCCGACGCGGCGCTCCTCGCGGTTTTGCGTATCATCTTTGCCGTCGGGGACGTCGGCGGCGGGCAGATTGGGGAAACCGGCGAGCGCCCGCTCCAGTTCCTCGGAGACGACATGCGCCACCCCCTCGGCTTCGGCTTCCTCGGCCTTGGAGCGCGATACATCGGCGATCAGCGCCGTGGCGTCCTCGCCCTTGGCCTTGGCGACGCCGATGGCCTTGGCCGCCTTGTTGCGCATAGCCTGAAGTTCCTGGGCGCGGGTCAAGGCGTCGCGCCGCCGTTGATCCAGTTCCAATAGTTCAGAGGAGGCCGCAGGCAGGCCGCGACAGCTAAGTCCTTCATCGAAGGCCCTGGGGTTGTCGCGTATCCGTTTGATGTCAAACATGGTAAATCCAGTTATGCGAACAGGCGTTAGGCGGCGTCTTTTTCCTCGTTCTCCTTGCGGGTGCGCTCGACCATGCGTACGCAATAGATGGAAATTTCGTAGAGGACGATGATCGGAATCGCAAGCCCGATCTGGCTGATGACGTCCGGCGGAGTGAGAATGGCCGCTACGATAAAGGCTAACACAACGGCGTACTTGCGCTTTTCCTTCATTCCCTTGGACGAGACCATCCCTATCCGGCCCAGCAGCGTCATCACCACCGGCAGTTCAAAACACAGGCCGAAGGCGAAAATAAGCTGCATCACCAGGGATAAATACTGATCAACCTTGGCTTCAAGCTGGATGGGCAGGGTTCCTTCGCCGCCCGGCGATTCAAAACCGAGAAAAAACTTCCAGGCCAGAGGAAAGATAAAGTAGTAGACCAACGCCCCGCCGGTGAAAAAAAGAATCGGCGTCGCCACCAGAAAAGGAAGAAACGCCTTTTTCTCATTGGCGTAAAGCCCCGGCGCGACGAACATCCACACCTGAATGGAAATGAACGGAAAGGCCACGAATAATGCGGCAAAGAAGGACACTTTAAGATAGGTGAAGAACGCTTCGTGCAGGGCGGTAAAGATCAGCCGCCGATTGCCCCCCGTCCCGCTCATGGCGTCGGCCAGCGGCTGCACCAGAAAGCCGTAGATATCGGTGGCGAAGTAGTAGCAGACAAAAAACAGCAGGATGACGGCAATAACCGAGTTGATAAGCCGGCGACGCAGTTCAATCAGGTGCTCGATCAACGGCGCCTTTTGTTCGTCTATCGACTCCTCCGCCATCGCTAAACCTCGTTCGCCTTGGGTGCCTGATCCTTCGGCGCGTTATCGGGCTTGTCTTCAGGAGCAAAAGCGGCCGCGACCTCCTTGCCGGGGTCTATGACCTTCTCTATTTCGTCCTGAAAGTTAAGGGCCGCCGCCCTTTTCGCATCCTCCTTGATGTCTTCAAGGCCGGCTTCGTTGACGATATCGTTAAGGCCGTTATGAAAATCACTGGCAATCTCCCGCGCCTTTCGCACCCACAGGAACATGGTGCGCAGGATGTGCGGAAGCTCCTTGGGACCGACGACGACAATGGTCACGGCGGCGATGACGAAGAGTTCCTGCCAACCGATATCAAACATGAATGCTAAGGTCCAAACCGGTCAGCCTTTCGCCGCCCCATCCTTTTCGGCAACCGATTCGGTTTTTGAAGCCGAAGACGATTCCGCTTCCAGGCTTTTGCGCTCCCGCAGGGGTTCCGTGACGTCTTCCTCATCTTCCTTCATGCCTTTTTTGAAGGACTTAAGGCCTTTTCCGAAATCACCCATGATCCGGGAAATCTTGCCGCCGCCGCCGAAAAGGACGAGGACGACAACCAGAACAATCACCCAGTGCCAAATGCTGAACGAACCCATTTTATTATTCCACCTGTGTTGACGACGCCATGCTGCGCGGATAATGGCAGAAAGCCGCTTCATCCGCAACGCTGTGAAAAAGTCACCACTCAGCGCGTTATGTCATGTTTCGGAAATGATCGAAAACCGTCCATGCTCCGATGATTATGAAACCGACGCCGGCGAACAGCTTGACCGGAACCCGCTCCAGATAGTGGCCGGCGGCGCTTCCCACGAATACCGCAATGGCGGTTGACAGGCACAAGGCGACGGCGGCGGCGATAAACACCATCAGCGGGCCGTGGCTGCGGTCTGCCGCGAACAACATGGTCGCAAGCTGGGTCTTGTCCCCCAGTTCGGCAAGGAAGACCATCGTAAATACCGTTATAAATTGCGTCATGACGTCCTCATGTAGATTGTTGTCACCGATGGCGGGAAAGACATCTGATAACGGCTATCCGCTTTTCGATTTTTTCGATGTAGTCAATGAAGTCCCCGCCCTTGAGGGTTACCCCGGCCTTGACGATGTGAGCCTCTTTTCTTTCGACGAACACATCGACCACCTTGGCCAGATGCTTCTCCCATTTGGCGCCGTAGGCCTTCCAGTCGCCTTTGTACCTGGAGTTCACATAATTGATCGTTTGTTCGTGGGTATTATTCTCCCACCATAAAACATGCGGAAATGCCGGACAAGCGGCCCCTCGGCGTGGAGCAAATGCAACTTCATCAATCCCCTCTTCGGCGGGAGAAGACAGCTTATCGGGATCGAAAAGCGGCAACATCCCTTGCGGCAACCGGCTTTCGACCTCCCTGTCCCGCTTCGTGAGCAATCCCGCGACATCGGCTTCATCGAATTGGTCCCGCGTCAGCGCCGCCTTTTCGTTTGACACCATATCGGTCTTGTCGTCCGCGACAGGCAGTTCCTCAAGGGCCTCAAGGTCCAGGACGATACGATATCCATGTTGCCCGTCGGGCGGCAGGCCGAAGGCCGCCTTTATCCGCACCGCCGTCGCCGTCGGAATGCCGAGGTGGCCGACGCCCCCCTTGCCCCAATCAAAAAAATAGCCCTGAACCACCCCCAGGTTATGCCGGGAATAGCGGGTCGTTTGCCAATTCACCTGCGGAAGGTTGACTATGACCATCGTGCCTGATCGGTTGATGCTGTACGAGAAATCAAACTTACCGCTTACATCAAGAACAATCCGGGTCTTGTCGGGGTATGCGCCGATGCTGATATTGGAAATGACCGGCCTGCCGGCGCGGGAAAACTCCTCCGGCTGAACGCCGGAAGCGTATGAAATCCCCGGCGGACACACAGCCTCCCTCGCCCGTCCCCGCGAAGGCGTCCCTTCCGCAAAAGACGGCGCCGGGAGTGTTGCCGCCACCAGACATCCGGCGGCCAAAAGTAGCGGCAAGCGCGCAGTCAGCACCATCCGCAATCCCATATCTATGTATTCAGAATTATATCTAACACAATATCTTGTGCCGGATACAAAATTTTTCATTCATTACTTGGATGCTGGGCAAACGCGGGAAAACCCGTTAAACATACGGCTATGGCTTACTCTTCATTGCGTGATTTTATCGACTGTCTGGAGCGCGACGGTCGGCTGGTGCGCGTAACCGAGCCGGTTTCCCCCGTTCTTGAGATGACCGAGATTCAAACCCGCCTGTTGGCCGAAGGCGGCCCGGCAGTGCTTTTTGAAAACGTGGTGCGCGAAGACGGCGGCGCTTACGGCATGCCTGTTCTGGTCAACCTGTTCGGAACCGTCGAGCGGGTGGCCTGGGGAATGAACCGGGAAGTGGGCCAACTACGCGAGGTAGGCGAGATGCTGGCCTTCCTCCGGCAACCGGAGCCGCCCGGCGGCTGGCGCGAGGCCCTGGATATGCTGCCTTTGTTCAAACAGGTAATGGCGATG
This portion of the Rhodospirillales bacterium RIFCSPLOWO2_02_FULL_58_16 genome encodes:
- a CDS encoding serine--tRNA ligase, which gives rise to MFDIKRIRDNPRAFDEGLSCRGLPAASSELLELDQRRRDALTRAQELQAMRNKAAKAIGVAKAKGEDATALIADVSRSKAEEAEAEGVAHVVSEELERALAGFPNLPAADVPDGKDDTQNREERRVGEPPSFAFPPKEHFDIGEALGLMDFEAAAKISGARFVVLQGALARMERALASFMLDLHTGEYGYVEVNPPVLVRDGALFGTGQLPKFSADLFRTEDGLWLIPTAEVSLTNLVAGDIIAESALPKRFTAMTPCFRSEAGKAGKDTRGMIRQHQFAKVELVSIVHPDRSASELERMTSCAEEVLKRLELPYRVMTLCAGDMGFSAQKTYDIEVWLPGAGRYREISSCSDCGEFQARRMKARFRPEGGGEIRFVHTLNGSGLAVGRTLVAVLENYQNEDGSVRIPAVLRPYMGGLEVISGG
- a CDS encoding twin arginine-targeting protein translocase TatC translates to MAEESIDEQKAPLIEHLIELRRRLINSVIAVILLFFVCYYFATDIYGFLVQPLADAMSGTGGNRRLIFTALHEAFFTYLKVSFFAALFVAFPFISIQVWMFVAPGLYANEKKAFLPFLVATPILFFTGGALVYYFIFPLAWKFFLGFESPGGEGTLPIQLEAKVDQYLSLVMQLIFAFGLCFELPVVMTLLGRIGMVSSKGMKEKRKYAVVLAFIVAAILTPPDVISQIGLAIPIIVLYEISIYCVRMVERTRKENEEKDAA
- a CDS encoding twin arginine-targeting protein translocase TatB is translated as MFDIGWQELFVIAAVTIVVVGPKELPHILRTMFLWVRKAREIASDFHNGLNDIVNEAGLEDIKEDAKRAAALNFQDEIEKVIDPGKEVAAAFAPEDKPDNAPKDQAPKANEV